Proteins encoded in a region of the Vicia villosa cultivar HV-30 ecotype Madison, WI linkage group LG5, Vvil1.0, whole genome shotgun sequence genome:
- the LOC131607365 gene encoding RGS1-HXK1-interacting protein 1-like — translation MAETDSLPSSNGEDAPPLPTSASASLSSIAENFQRSAIESARTMQHSSSTHFHTFQKFLPEVVSQYRTYEDAFFSKVKDGLMVARENPALGVGFAVSAALLAMRAPRRFLFRQTLGRFQSEEARYASAEKSVKDLNLSVNILKKESIKLLQRTALAEKEMKYGHNELMNTGAQLQRLAKSSYKVEAKATDLIDRLRDIPSRDALALRAEVASLTSNLKRQRSVLDKRIMKISELGISV, via the exons ATGGCAGAGACAGATTCGTTGCCCTCTTCCAACGGAGAAGACGCGCCCCCCTTGCCGACATCGGCCTCCGCATCACTATCGTCGATTGCAGAGAATTTTCAGCGTTCTGCAATTGAATCTGCTCGTACTATGCAACACAGCTCTTCCACTCATTTTCATACCTTCCAG AAGTTTTTACCAGAAGTAGTGTCACAGTATAGAACTTATGAAGACGCTTTCTTCAGTAAAGTTAAAG ATGGTTTGATGGTAGCACGGGAGAATCCGGCTTTAGGTGTTGGTTTTGCTGTTTCTGCTGCCCTTCTTGCTATGAGAG CTCCAAGAAGATTTCTGTTTCGTCAAACATTGGGTCGATTTCAGAGTGAAGAG GCACGGTATGCAAGTGCTGAGAAGAGTGTGAAGGACTTGAACCTCTCAGTAAATATACTGAAGAAGGAGAGCATAAAATTACTTCAAAGGACAGCTCTTGCTGAAAAGGAAATGAAATACGGGCATAACGAACTGAT GAACACTGGAGCCCAATTACAACGGCTGGCAAAATCATCATACAAGGTTGAAGCCAAAGCTACTG ATTTAATAGACAGGCTGCGCGATATACCTAGTCGGGATGCTCTGGCACTTCGAGCTGAG GTTGCCTCTTTGACTTCAAATTTGAAGCGGCAGAGATCGGTGCTGGACAAACGGATAATGAAGATATCTGAGTTAGGGATTTCTGTGTGA